One genomic region from Clostridium saccharobutylicum DSM 13864 encodes:
- a CDS encoding xanthine dehydrogenase family protein molybdopterin-binding subunit has protein sequence MKSVNQGIRKKDAMSLLTGKPVYTDDIAPSNCLIVKVLRSPHAHALIEDINVDIASKVPGIECILTYKDVPTSRFTMAGQSYPEPSPYDRLILDKRLRCVGDPVAIVAGIDEKCVNKALKLIKVKYEVLEAILDFRESKDNKVVVHPEENFKTLCKVGTDAKRNLCSKGEFVFGDVEEELSKCAHVIDSTYHTKANSQAMMETFRTFTELDIYGRLNVTSSTQVPFHVRRILSNALEIPKSKIRVIKPRIGGGFGAKQSVVAEVFPSIVTIKTGKPAKMIYTRKESMTSGSPRHEMEIKVRLGADENGIIKAIYMYTLSNAGAYGEHGPTTVGLSGHKSMPLYSGANAYKFEYDVVYSNTMGGGAYRGYGATQGIFALESAVNELAAKINMDPVKIREMNMVAEGQVMPAYYNETANSCTLDKCLARAKEMIDWDKKYPCRDMGNGKVRSVGVSMAMQGSGISNVDTAAVEIKLNEDGFYTLMIGASDMGTGCDTILAQMAADCLECDVDNIVVHGVDTDQSPYDTGSYASSTTYVTGGAVVKTCATLRKKIVEEGAKLLGCPVENVEFDGQKVFSFKDDKEMSLRDLANATYVGGSQMLSATESHYSKVSPPPFMVGLVETEIDKLTGKVDIIDYVAVVDCGTVINPKLARIQVEGGIAQGIGMALYEDISYDKNGRMRNDSFLQYKIPTRLDVGNIRVEFESSFEPTGPFGAKSIGEIVINTSSPALANAVYNATKVNIRTLPITAEKIVMGMLEK, from the coding sequence ATGAAATCAGTTAACCAAGGAATAAGAAAAAAAGATGCCATGTCACTTTTAACAGGTAAACCAGTATATACAGATGACATAGCACCAAGCAATTGTTTAATAGTAAAAGTACTTAGAAGCCCTCATGCACATGCCTTAATAGAAGATATTAATGTAGATATTGCTAGCAAAGTTCCAGGTATTGAATGTATTTTGACATATAAGGATGTTCCAACATCTAGATTTACTATGGCTGGACAATCTTATCCAGAACCAAGTCCTTACGATAGATTAATTTTAGATAAAAGGCTTAGATGTGTAGGTGATCCGGTTGCAATAGTTGCAGGAATTGATGAAAAATGTGTTAATAAAGCTTTAAAGTTAATAAAAGTAAAATATGAAGTTTTAGAAGCTATACTAGATTTTAGGGAATCTAAGGATAACAAAGTTGTAGTTCATCCAGAAGAAAATTTTAAAACATTATGCAAAGTTGGAACAGATGCTAAGAGAAATCTTTGCTCAAAGGGAGAATTTGTATTTGGTGATGTTGAAGAGGAATTAAGTAAATGTGCACATGTAATAGATAGTACATATCACACTAAGGCAAATAGTCAAGCTATGATGGAAACATTCAGAACTTTTACTGAACTTGATATTTACGGAAGATTAAATGTCACAAGTTCAACTCAGGTTCCATTCCATGTAAGACGTATTTTATCCAATGCACTTGAAATACCTAAGTCAAAGATCAGGGTAATCAAACCACGAATAGGGGGAGGATTTGGAGCTAAGCAAAGTGTTGTAGCTGAAGTTTTCCCGTCTATTGTAACAATAAAAACTGGAAAGCCAGCTAAGATGATTTATACTCGCAAGGAAAGCATGACGTCAGGAAGTCCAAGACATGAAATGGAAATTAAAGTACGTTTAGGCGCTGATGAAAATGGTATTATAAAAGCAATATATATGTATACATTATCTAATGCTGGAGCTTATGGTGAACATGGACCAACAACAGTAGGGCTATCAGGACATAAATCAATGCCACTATATAGCGGAGCAAATGCTTATAAATTTGAATATGATGTTGTTTATTCAAATACTATGGGCGGAGGAGCTTATAGGGGATATGGAGCTACTCAAGGAATATTTGCTTTAGAATCTGCAGTAAATGAGTTAGCAGCAAAAATAAATATGGACCCTGTTAAAATAAGAGAAATGAATATGGTGGCAGAGGGACAAGTGATGCCGGCTTATTATAATGAAACAGCTAATAGTTGTACATTAGACAAATGTTTAGCCAGAGCTAAAGAAATGATAGATTGGGATAAAAAATATCCATGCAGAGATATGGGTAACGGTAAGGTTAGATCGGTTGGAGTTTCTATGGCAATGCAAGGTTCAGGGATATCTAATGTTGATACTGCAGCAGTTGAAATAAAATTAAATGAGGATGGATTCTATACATTAATGATAGGAGCATCTGATATGGGAACAGGCTGTGATACAATATTAGCTCAAATGGCAGCAGATTGTTTAGAGTGTGATGTAGACAATATTGTTGTTCATGGTGTTGATACCGATCAATCTCCATATGATACAGGTTCTTATGCATCAAGTACAACTTATGTAACAGGAGGAGCTGTAGTAAAGACTTGCGCAACTCTAAGAAAGAAGATAGTAGAAGAAGGAGCTAAGTTACTTGGCTGTCCAGTTGAAAATGTGGAATTTGATGGTCAAAAGGTGTTCTCGTTTAAAGATGATAAAGAAATGAGTTTAAGAGATTTAGCTAATGCTACTTATGTTGGTGGAAGCCAAATGTTAAGTGCTACTGAATCACATTACTCAAAAGTTTCACCACCACCATTTATGGTTGGGCTTGTTGAAACTGAAATAGATAAGTTAACTGGTAAAGTTGATATTATTGACTATGTTGCAGTAGTTGACTGTGGAACTGTAATAAATCCAAAACTTGCACGAATTCAAGTGGAAGGCGGAATTGCTCAAGGTATAGGAATGGCTTTATATGAAGACATTAGCTATGATAAGAATGGCAGAATGAGAAATGATTCGTTCTTGCAATATAAGATTCCAACACGTCTTGATGTAGGAAATATAAGAGTGGAATTTGAAAGCAGTTTTGAGCCAACAGGACCATTTGGAGCTAAATCAATAGGCGAAATTGTAATCAATACTTCATCACCAGCATTAGCTAATGCAGTGTATAATGCTACAAAAGTAAATATAAGAACATTACCAATAACAGCAGAAAAAATAGTAATGGGAATGCTTGAAAAATAG
- a CDS encoding XdhC family protein translates to MKRIFYKKLLKLLKCNGEAYVVTIINGEYNEKNVTGEKLIKSKETIFIEDESISDFWDEILNKIDLNKGTHTSILEDNTEVFVEYILDKPRLIICGGGHISLSLYKIAKILDLDVTIIDDRIEFANKERFPDADLILCKDFDEALNEVRYGQNTYYVIVTRGHKDDRKCLEIILKKDFSYVGMIGSRGKINFVINNMLNNGYKKEDIEKVHAPIGLNIGAQTPEEIAVSIFGEIIQVKNKKNSSNIETDILKSIEEENDLMALATIIEKKGSSPRGIGARMLVYENKKLIGTVGGGSVENATYEKALEVIKDKRTIIEEYNLSNSSSAKLGMACGGNVKVLFEFIGE, encoded by the coding sequence ATGAAAAGAATTTTTTATAAGAAGTTGTTAAAGTTATTGAAATGTAATGGAGAAGCTTATGTTGTCACAATAATAAATGGCGAATACAATGAAAAAAATGTTACAGGAGAAAAATTAATAAAAAGCAAAGAAACTATTTTTATTGAAGATGAAAGTATTTCAGATTTTTGGGATGAAATCTTAAACAAAATTGATTTGAATAAAGGAACACATACATCAATTTTAGAAGATAATACAGAAGTATTTGTAGAATATATTTTAGATAAACCTAGATTAATTATATGTGGAGGTGGACACATATCATTATCTTTATATAAGATTGCAAAAATTTTGGATTTAGATGTAACTATAATTGATGATAGAATCGAATTTGCCAATAAAGAAAGGTTTCCAGACGCTGATTTAATTTTATGCAAGGATTTTGATGAAGCACTTAATGAAGTAAGATATGGTCAAAATACTTATTATGTCATAGTAACTAGAGGGCATAAAGATGATAGAAAATGTTTAGAAATAATATTAAAAAAGGATTTTTCTTATGTTGGAATGATTGGCAGTAGAGGAAAGATAAATTTTGTAATAAATAATATGCTTAATAATGGATATAAAAAAGAAGATATTGAAAAGGTGCATGCACCTATTGGACTTAATATAGGAGCTCAAACTCCAGAAGAAATAGCTGTAAGTATTTTTGGAGAAATTATTCAAGTTAAAAATAAAAAAAATAGCAGTAACATAGAGACAGATATTTTGAAATCAATAGAGGAAGAAAATGATTTAATGGCTTTAGCCACTATAATAGAAAAAAAAGGTTCATCTCCTAGGGGGATTGGAGCTAGAATGCTTGTTTATGAAAATAAAAAGCTTATAGGAACTGTTGGAGGTGGAAGTGTAGAAAATGCAACCTATGAAAAAGCATTGGAGGTTATTAAAGATAAAAGGACAATTATAGAGGAATATAATCTATCAAATTCAAGCTCAGCAAAACTTGGCATGGCTTGTGGTGGAAATGTAAAAGTGCTTTTTGAATTTATTGGAGAATAA